One window of the Candidatus Poribacteria bacterium genome contains the following:
- a CDS encoding radical SAM protein encodes MYSIFNPELLPRFSLEEDIRVVRFNDRYIAISPDTGGWIVLDTPELYKVFSLPLTWEIGSELYIRGIARRNGVPIYTPPNPSELKRMTYFEFQLTNGCNLRCDYCNVDAKPLNEANKASFDVAEKLIDRIIEYCLNNAIFRVTVQFSGGEPFTNFDVMEHTCYYVSERLKGEKFPKKLDFQVQTNLAFHLEEKWLEFVKKFQIGLGVSLDGPKKYHDTHRKFPDGRGSWDLIMKNLAKLREEGIPFGVISVITPESVSGMKQIAEFFLKIGITGFVLTPLLPAGRGSKIHALAPREYTHRLFEVFDEVLIPYYKATGEMPRERELGLALLNFIQPSRHYMCWRTPCGAGTNICAVTPSGDVFPCGYWVNEPKFKMGNIYYNSFDEMISGKVASTLRGREIRSLEGCSDCLYRAWCQSRCPFSSYLRYGDIFKPSGYCEIMKELFSELLERVASGGLDEQSVYALARKVLYL; translated from the coding sequence ATGTACTCTATCTTTAACCCCGAGCTGCTTCCTCGGTTTTCACTGGAAGAAGATATCAGGGTGGTTCGCTTCAATGACAGATATATCGCTATATCCCCTGACACCGGGGGATGGATCGTTTTGGATACACCGGAGCTTTACAAGGTATTTTCGCTTCCGCTAACTTGGGAAATCGGCAGCGAGCTCTATATAAGAGGGATAGCAAGAAGAAACGGAGTTCCAATCTACACCCCTCCTAACCCGTCTGAGCTTAAGAGGATGACATACTTTGAGTTTCAACTGACCAATGGGTGTAACCTAAGGTGTGATTACTGCAATGTTGACGCTAAACCTTTAAATGAAGCAAATAAGGCCTCTTTCGATGTAGCGGAGAAGCTCATAGATAGGATCATAGAATATTGCTTGAACAACGCCATATTCAGAGTTACGGTGCAGTTCAGTGGTGGTGAACCTTTCACCAATTTCGACGTAATGGAACATACATGTTATTACGTTTCTGAAAGGTTAAAGGGGGAGAAGTTCCCAAAAAAACTGGATTTTCAAGTTCAAACAAATCTTGCCTTTCACCTCGAAGAGAAATGGTTAGAGTTCGTTAAGAAATTTCAAATTGGACTGGGAGTCAGCTTAGATGGACCCAAGAAATATCATGACACTCACAGGAAATTCCCGGATGGAAGAGGAAGCTGGGATCTGATTATGAAGAATCTGGCCAAGTTGAGGGAAGAGGGGATACCATTCGGTGTAATAAGCGTTATAACTCCTGAAAGTGTCTCCGGGATGAAACAGATCGCTGAATTCTTTTTAAAAATCGGGATAACCGGATTCGTATTAACGCCGCTCCTCCCGGCGGGAAGAGGCTCCAAGATACATGCTTTGGCACCAAGGGAATATACCCACAGGCTTTTTGAAGTATTCGATGAAGTTCTCATCCCTTATTACAAAGCGACAGGTGAAATGCCACGAGAAAGAGAGTTAGGATTAGCCCTTTTGAATTTCATTCAGCCGTCAAGACACTATATGTGTTGGAGAACTCCATGTGGGGCAGGGACAAATATATGTGCTGTAACACCCTCTGGAGATGTGTTTCCTTGTGGTTACTGGGTTAACGAACCAAAGTTTAAAATGGGGAATATCTACTATAACAGCTTCGATGAGATGATATCTGGTAAGGTTGCTTCAACTTTGAGGGGAAGAGAGATCAGATCGCTGGAGGGGTGTTCGGATTGCCTCTATAGAGCTTGGTGCCAATCACGATGTCCTTTCAGCTCATATCTCCGCTATGGGGATATATTCAAGCCATCAGGATATTGTGAAATAATGAAAGAATTATTTTCGGAACTCCTGGAAAGGGTGGCCTCCGGCGGTTTAGACGAGCAATCCGTTTATGCACTAGCGCGGAAAGTGTTGTATTTATGA
- a CDS encoding ABC transporter permease subunit: MIREIIKRELLDYILSLRFSLSLGLVLMLMVANALVFIKDYDDRLREYSNDVSNSLERLKEKAGNLSDLAIEGPGGLYKFPSHLAFCAKGGDDLLPKKVEGSSGGSYGVGYNKFRYFWKSLWRLSYPPVRYRRNNYLPDFTELDWSFIVGVVMSFVAILFTFDSISGERERGTLQLVFSNPVSRGAVLLGKLFGALAGILIPLAFGIFVNLLIINLSGDVQLEGNDWVRIGVIIALSVVYLTGFLCLGLVVSTCSSRSSTSLVTLLLVWVILVVLSPNTLGSIAGRWGRSWTSSEFSRRLKSAQQEVKSRYPDEKLYAASPSEKPPKIEAIRLWARYLVEWREAESRVEDEHLKRQFKQVERAFQITRLSPTAIFQYALQAVAGTGFVRHKHFIAQAKRYKEIFEEFIRSEDRKDPNSLHIWLIKEGLSQRPVHPEGIPKFVERYTLTDAIQRGILDIGLLALFCLFLFMGAFLSFLRAHLK; encoded by the coding sequence ATGATCAGGGAGATTATCAAAAGGGAGCTTTTGGATTACATACTCAGTCTCAGGTTTTCGCTCTCTCTCGGTTTGGTTTTGATGTTGATGGTGGCGAACGCCCTCGTTTTCATCAAGGACTATGATGACCGTCTGAGGGAATATTCAAACGACGTCAGTAACTCCTTGGAAAGGTTGAAGGAGAAAGCGGGGAACCTGAGCGACCTCGCGATAGAAGGTCCTGGAGGGTTATACAAGTTCCCAAGCCATCTGGCTTTTTGTGCTAAGGGCGGTGACGATCTTCTGCCGAAGAAGGTGGAGGGAAGTTCAGGCGGCAGTTACGGCGTCGGCTACAATAAATTCCGCTATTTCTGGAAATCGCTGTGGCGGCTCTCCTATCCGCCGGTCAGATATCGAAGGAACAACTACCTTCCCGATTTCACCGAGCTGGACTGGAGCTTCATCGTCGGAGTGGTGATGAGTTTCGTAGCGATTTTGTTCACCTTCGACTCCATATCCGGGGAACGTGAGAGAGGGACATTACAACTTGTGTTTTCCAATCCCGTATCGCGAGGAGCTGTGTTGCTGGGCAAGCTGTTTGGAGCGTTGGCCGGGATTTTGATTCCACTGGCTTTTGGCATCTTCGTCAACCTCCTGATTATCAACCTCTCCGGGGACGTTCAGCTTGAAGGGAATGATTGGGTTAGAATCGGCGTGATAATAGCTTTGTCGGTTGTTTATCTCACCGGATTCCTTTGTCTGGGACTTGTGGTATCCACCTGCTCCTCCCGTTCATCAACCAGCTTGGTGACACTGCTTTTAGTGTGGGTGATCCTCGTGGTGTTGTCCCCAAACACGCTCGGATCGATAGCTGGTCGTTGGGGACGCTCTTGGACAAGCAGTGAGTTCTCACGCAGATTGAAATCAGCTCAACAGGAGGTCAAATCGAGGTATCCTGATGAGAAGCTTTATGCAGCATCGCCTTCGGAAAAACCGCCGAAGATCGAAGCGATCCGGCTTTGGGCGAGGTATCTGGTGGAATGGAGAGAAGCTGAAAGCAGGGTGGAGGATGAGCATCTAAAGCGTCAGTTCAAACAGGTGGAAAGAGCGTTTCAAATAACAAGGCTTTCCCCTACCGCTATCTTTCAATATGCATTACAGGCCGTGGCCGGGACGGGATTTGTCCGCCATAAACATTTCATCGCTCAAGCGAAGCGATATAAAGAGATATTTGAGGAATTCATCAGATCGGAGGACAGAAAAGACCCAAACAGCCTACACATCTGGCTCATAAAGGAAGGGTTATCTCAGAGGCCCGTCCATCCCGAAGGCATACCGAAGTTCGTCGAGCGATATACACTGACGGATGCAATTCAAAGGGGAATTCTGGACATCGGTCTTTTAGCCTTATTCTGTCTGTTCCTTTTCATGGGGGCGTTTCTCTCTTTTCTGAGGGCGCATCTGAAGTGA
- a CDS encoding ABC transporter permease subunit — translation MLGTIVAKEFLSNILTFRFSIGFLVCLLLIVASSYVLTQDYADRLESYRTAIREYEEEMSKIKVYSELCGDHKPKAFRKPKPLSVFNQGVDKRLGNVVEASVGTVPMRAKEYSPANPYMSVFPSVDLALVFQVVLSLLALLFAYDAISGEREDGTLCLMLSNDVPRDTVLLGKYLGGMVSLLLPLMVSLLGGLLVMQLSPGISLKGADWARIGLIFLVSLLYLSLFYLLGLLLSIRTHRSSTALMFAMFLWVTLVLIFPSATVFLVDKLAPIRSEETVASATSEIWKEFNSKSDEFLKKLGLKSPFEMANAGSTVSSRSDSFTWGETVKAYGFRSEEGVRLAQEFYGFKCRLAVEYADKVWQVYRKYLDENPIRQARLALNISRISPAAAYYNATAVLSETDLGNFLNFMAQARMYRDQIVQYLTDKKAFSSRQWFADDKGVADITDLPRFSERREGIGDSLKRAGVDILLLVILNFLLFLGGYASFLRCDVR, via the coding sequence ATGCTTGGGACGATAGTGGCAAAGGAGTTCCTGTCGAACATCTTGACCTTCCGCTTCTCGATAGGCTTCCTCGTCTGTCTCCTGCTGATCGTGGCAAGCAGTTATGTTTTGACGCAGGATTACGCCGACAGGTTGGAGAGCTATCGGACGGCGATTCGGGAATATGAAGAGGAGATGTCGAAGATAAAGGTGTATTCGGAGCTCTGCGGCGACCATAAGCCGAAGGCTTTCAGGAAACCTAAACCCTTGAGCGTTTTCAATCAAGGGGTGGATAAGCGCTTGGGAAATGTCGTTGAGGCTTCAGTCGGTACCGTCCCGATGAGGGCAAAGGAATACAGCCCTGCCAACCCATACATGAGCGTCTTCCCATCGGTGGATCTTGCGTTAGTCTTCCAGGTCGTTTTGAGCTTGTTGGCCTTGCTTTTCGCCTACGATGCGATCTCCGGCGAGCGAGAAGACGGCACGTTGTGTCTGATGCTGTCCAACGACGTTCCTAGAGATACGGTTTTACTCGGCAAGTATTTGGGTGGGATGGTCAGTCTATTGCTGCCGCTGATGGTGAGCCTACTCGGAGGCTTGCTGGTTATGCAGCTTTCACCGGGGATATCGCTGAAAGGAGCCGATTGGGCGCGTATCGGTTTGATCTTTCTGGTTTCTCTCCTTTATCTCTCCCTCTTTTATCTTCTGGGGCTTCTCCTTTCAATCCGGACACATCGCTCAAGCACTGCCCTGATGTTCGCCATGTTCCTCTGGGTCACCCTTGTTCTGATTTTCCCAAGCGCCACCGTTTTCCTGGTGGATAAACTCGCCCCCATTCGCTCTGAGGAGACGGTCGCCTCAGCTACGTCGGAGATCTGGAAGGAGTTTAACTCGAAATCGGATGAGTTCCTGAAGAAGTTGGGGTTAAAATCCCCTTTCGAGATGGCTAACGCCGGCTCGACCGTCAGTTCCAGATCGGACAGCTTCACCTGGGGAGAAACCGTAAAGGCGTACGGTTTCAGATCGGAGGAGGGGGTCAGGTTAGCCCAGGAGTTTTATGGATTCAAATGCAGACTGGCAGTTGAGTATGCGGATAAGGTCTGGCAGGTTTACAGGAAGTATCTGGACGAAAACCCAATCCGTCAGGCAAGATTGGCTTTGAACATCTCCCGCATCTCGCCCGCTGCGGCATATTACAACGCCACGGCTGTGCTTTCGGAAACCGACCTCGGAAACTTTTTGAATTTCATGGCCCAGGCCAGAATGTATCGGGATCAAATCGTCCAATATCTTACCGATAAAAAGGCATTCTCCTCTCGCCAATGGTTCGCCGATGACAAGGGTGTGGCCGACATAACCGACCTACCCAGGTTCAGCGAACGACGCGAGGGAATAGGTGACAGCTTAAAACGAGCGGGCGTCGATATCCTACTTCTGGTCATCCTGAACTTCCTCCTCTTCCTCGGAGGATATGCCTCCTTTTTGAGGTGTGACGTTAGATGA